One window of the Methylocystis parvus OBBP genome contains the following:
- a CDS encoding flavin reductase family protein, whose translation MKSFPLSKVYQLLEPGPVVLLTTAHKGRANVMAMSWHMMVDFEPPLIACIVSNRDHSFAALRTTKECVIAIPAVELADMVVAIGNCSGRDVDKFSAFHLTPQKAEHVSAPLVAECFANIECRVVDTRFVNRYCLFMLEGVKAWINAKQKDPKTIHHQGFGRFVVDGETIQLKSKMP comes from the coding sequence ATGAAGAGCTTTCCTTTGTCGAAGGTCTATCAGCTACTCGAACCGGGGCCCGTGGTCCTGTTGACCACGGCGCATAAGGGGCGGGCCAACGTCATGGCGATGTCTTGGCATATGATGGTGGATTTCGAGCCTCCCTTGATCGCTTGCATCGTCAGCAACCGCGACCATAGCTTTGCGGCGCTGCGGACCACGAAAGAGTGCGTCATCGCGATACCGGCGGTTGAGTTGGCAGATATGGTTGTCGCGATCGGCAACTGCTCGGGACGCGATGTCGACAAGTTCTCAGCCTTCCACCTGACGCCGCAGAAGGCGGAGCATGTTTCCGCGCCGTTGGTGGCCGAATGTTTCGCCAACATCGAATGCCGGGTCGTCGACACTCGTTTCGTCAATCGTTACTGCCTCTTCATGCTCGAAGGGGTGAAAGCGTGGATCAATGCCAAGCAAAAAGACCCGAAGACGATCCATCATCAGGGTTTTGGCAGGTTCGTTGTGGACGGGGAAACGATCCAATTGAAGT